In Stieleria varia, one genomic interval encodes:
- the mtaB gene encoding tRNA (N(6)-L-threonylcarbamoyladenosine(37)-C(2))-methylthiotransferase MtaB, giving the protein MSAKLRTTTLGCKVNQYETELVRQGLQRVGFQDCQGDEPADVCIVNTCTVTHQGDAKSRQVIRRLARENPDARIVVMGCYATRAPEEVASLPGVVDVVTDKRELPDLMSRFGVIDVPTGLDGFSGRHRAYVKVQDGCLLRCSYCIIPHVRPKLYSRPMNEIVEEVERLVDAGHREVVLTGIHLGHYGVDWNRNQPRENWTRLAHLLKQLCSLSGEFRIRLSSIEATETTRELISVMADHGDRIVPHVHLCLQSGSDSVLRRMRRRWGTRMFLDRCRLLREALPDPSITTDVIVGFPGETDAEFQQTMDTCRAAGFSKIHAFPFSPRRGTPAAEMEDQISADVRSERMDELISLEAELRSEYCHAMVGSEVQLLVESNTPMAELGPSNGNPAKLLRGTTGRFVPAELITSNPAFGKGSLITAKVANSDGEKWTIAESN; this is encoded by the coding sequence ATGAGTGCCAAGTTACGAACCACGACGCTGGGCTGCAAAGTCAACCAGTACGAGACCGAATTGGTCCGACAGGGTTTGCAGCGCGTCGGGTTCCAGGACTGCCAGGGCGATGAGCCCGCCGATGTCTGCATCGTCAATACTTGTACGGTCACCCATCAAGGTGACGCAAAGAGCCGACAAGTGATCCGACGCTTGGCACGCGAAAACCCCGATGCACGCATCGTCGTGATGGGCTGCTACGCGACACGGGCGCCGGAGGAAGTCGCCTCGTTGCCGGGTGTCGTCGACGTGGTGACCGACAAACGGGAACTGCCCGACCTGATGTCACGCTTCGGCGTCATCGATGTGCCCACGGGGCTCGATGGTTTCTCCGGTCGTCATCGCGCGTACGTCAAAGTCCAAGACGGATGCTTGTTGCGTTGCAGCTATTGCATCATCCCCCATGTCCGTCCCAAACTTTACTCGCGTCCGATGAACGAGATCGTTGAGGAAGTCGAACGGTTGGTCGACGCGGGACATCGCGAAGTTGTCTTGACGGGCATTCACTTAGGGCACTACGGCGTCGATTGGAATCGCAATCAACCTCGCGAAAACTGGACGCGGCTGGCGCATCTCTTGAAACAACTTTGTAGTCTGTCGGGCGAGTTTCGCATTCGCCTCAGTAGCATCGAAGCGACGGAGACGACACGGGAACTGATCTCGGTCATGGCGGATCATGGCGATCGCATCGTTCCGCACGTTCACTTGTGTCTGCAAAGCGGCAGTGACAGCGTGTTGCGTCGCATGCGCCGCCGCTGGGGCACTCGCATGTTCTTGGACCGGTGTCGATTGCTTCGAGAGGCGTTGCCCGATCCTTCAATCACGACCGATGTGATTGTCGGGTTTCCCGGCGAAACCGACGCCGAGTTTCAACAGACGATGGACACTTGCCGAGCCGCTGGTTTTTCCAAGATCCACGCGTTTCCCTTCAGCCCTCGACGTGGCACCCCCGCGGCGGAGATGGAAGACCAGATTTCTGCGGACGTTCGCAGCGAGCGTATGGATGAGCTGATCTCACTGGAAGCAGAACTGCGATCGGAGTACTGTCATGCGATGGTGGGCAGCGAAGTCCAATTGCTGGTCGAGTCGAACACACCAATGGCGGAGCTTGGACCATCGAACGGCAACCCTGCGAAATTGTTGCGAGGAACCACCGGGCGGTTCGTTCCGGCGGAGTTGATCACGAGCAACCCGGCTTTCGGTAAAGGGTCGCTGATCACGGCCAAGGTCGCTAACAGCGACGGCGAAAAATGGACGATCGCCGAGTCGAATTGA
- a CDS encoding ATP-dependent Clp protease adaptor ClpS, which translates to MADQPLVAEPIVRTKTDEKSNRKRKKQPRYNVILWDDSHHTYDYVVSMMKALFRHPIEKGFQIAKEVDTSGRAICLTTTMEHAELKRDQIHAFGKDELSSNCKGSMSATIEPVE; encoded by the coding sequence ATGGCTGATCAGCCCTTGGTTGCCGAGCCGATTGTTCGAACGAAAACCGACGAAAAGTCGAATCGCAAGCGTAAGAAGCAGCCTCGTTACAACGTGATTCTGTGGGACGATTCCCATCACACGTATGACTACGTGGTCTCGATGATGAAAGCTCTGTTTCGTCATCCGATCGAAAAAGGATTCCAAATCGCCAAAGAAGTCGACACGTCCGGCCGCGCGATCTGCTTGACCACGACCATGGAACATGCAGAGCTGAAACGCGACCAGATCCACGCGTTCGGCAAAGACGAATTGAGCTCCAACTGCAAAGGCAGCATGTCGGCGACGATCGAACCGGTCGAGTGA
- a CDS encoding dipeptidase, whose product MSVSELLDTLQSDQQRLLDDLIQWLRIPSVSSDSRHIDDTQKACQWIADKLSGAGLSVEILPTEGHPMVLAETPPVPGAPTVVVYGHYDVQPAEPLNQWTTPPFEPEVRDGNLYARGATDDKGQLLTHVQSVCRWLETGRPLPLQIKFLIEGEEEIGSANLERLLPELRERLACDCVVISDSSQYADGQPAITYGLRGIATYELQVDGPSQDLHSGSFGGAVMNPAIALTQMLSSLIDSEGRIQIPGYYDDVRDLTDTERRQWQDLPQDDDAFAKAIGVDELAGELGFSTNERRWARPTFDINGLTSGHQGEGGKTIIPATASAKFSFRLVPDQDPEKVTAGLRKHLDQHTPTGVRWSLKCGHGAVGMLANTDSPFMKAASDAIEQAFGVSPVLIREGGSIPIVTRFQEVLGCDCLLLGWGLSDDNAHSPNEKFRVDDYFRGIQASAILWDEIGKLNANT is encoded by the coding sequence ATGTCGGTTTCCGAGCTACTGGACACATTGCAATCCGATCAACAACGGCTGCTGGATGACTTGATCCAGTGGCTACGAATTCCCAGCGTCAGCAGCGACAGTCGCCACATCGATGACACCCAGAAAGCCTGCCAGTGGATTGCAGACAAGTTGTCCGGTGCCGGTCTGAGCGTGGAGATTTTGCCCACCGAAGGCCATCCGATGGTCTTGGCCGAGACGCCGCCGGTCCCAGGAGCACCGACGGTCGTGGTCTACGGCCACTACGACGTCCAACCCGCTGAACCGCTGAACCAGTGGACGACTCCGCCGTTTGAACCCGAGGTGCGAGACGGCAACTTGTACGCTCGTGGCGCGACGGATGATAAAGGCCAGTTGCTGACGCATGTTCAGAGCGTTTGTCGTTGGCTGGAAACCGGGCGACCGCTGCCGTTGCAGATCAAGTTCTTGATCGAGGGTGAAGAAGAAATCGGCAGTGCGAACTTGGAACGTTTGCTGCCCGAGCTGCGTGAACGCTTGGCGTGCGATTGCGTCGTGATCAGTGACAGCAGCCAGTACGCGGACGGACAGCCTGCGATCACGTACGGATTGCGTGGCATCGCAACCTACGAATTGCAGGTGGACGGCCCCAGCCAGGACCTGCACAGCGGTTCCTTCGGCGGTGCGGTCATGAATCCCGCGATCGCTCTGACGCAGATGCTCTCTTCGTTGATCGACTCGGAGGGTCGCATTCAGATCCCCGGCTACTACGATGACGTCCGTGACTTGACCGATACCGAACGACGTCAGTGGCAGGACCTGCCTCAAGACGACGATGCCTTCGCCAAAGCCATCGGAGTGGATGAGTTGGCGGGCGAATTGGGCTTTTCGACCAACGAGCGACGATGGGCCAGACCAACGTTCGACATCAACGGATTGACATCCGGGCATCAGGGCGAAGGCGGCAAGACGATCATCCCGGCAACGGCATCGGCGAAGTTCAGTTTTCGATTGGTGCCCGACCAAGACCCCGAAAAGGTCACTGCGGGATTGCGAAAGCATCTGGATCAACACACTCCGACCGGCGTCCGCTGGTCATTGAAGTGCGGTCACGGTGCCGTCGGGATGCTTGCCAATACCGACAGCCCGTTCATGAAAGCCGCCAGCGACGCGATCGAACAAGCCTTTGGGGTCTCCCCGGTCTTGATCCGCGAAGGCGGCTCGATTCCGATCGTCACCCGGTTCCAGGAAGTGCTGGGTTGCGATTGCTTGCTGCTGGGCTGGGGCCTGAGTGACGATAACGCTCATAGCCCTAACGAAAAGTTTCGTGTGGACGACTACTTTCGTGGAATCCAGGCATCGGCAATCCTGTGGGACGAAATCGGCAAACTCAACGCGAACACGTGA
- the serS gene encoding serine--tRNA ligase, whose protein sequence is MLDRKLILENPDAVRENCERRGVPCDIDRIIELDAKRLEKLQLSQELNRQANECSKQIPAAKDNDERQQLIARGRELREQKDAAQSEHDELEAEIVALQTLIPNMTHPDVPTGGEDDATELCFGATAKPSFDFQPLDHLELNEKHDLFDFEAGARVAGAGFYFLRNAAVRLDLALQQFAISFLADKGFTPVSTPDLALTSVLHGTGFNPRGPETQIYSIENTELNLVATAEITLGGMMAGQTMTAEELPLKLCGLSHCFRTEAGAAGRASKGLYRVHQFTKVEMFAFTTPEQSDAVHEEMRGLECEIFDALEVPYRVIDTASGDLGGPAYRKYDLEAWMPGRGDGGDWGEVTSTSNCTDYQARRLNVRFKKAGEKGTHFVHTLNGTAVATGRAMIAVLENHQRADGTINVPTVLRPWMGTDVIG, encoded by the coding sequence ATGTTGGACCGAAAACTCATCCTGGAGAATCCCGATGCCGTTCGCGAAAACTGCGAGCGCCGCGGAGTGCCCTGCGACATCGACCGCATCATCGAACTGGATGCCAAACGTCTGGAAAAGCTGCAGCTCTCGCAGGAATTGAATCGTCAAGCCAACGAGTGCAGCAAGCAGATTCCTGCGGCCAAGGATAACGACGAACGCCAACAGTTGATCGCACGCGGCCGCGAACTGCGAGAGCAAAAGGATGCTGCGCAGAGCGAGCACGACGAGCTGGAAGCGGAGATCGTCGCGTTGCAGACGCTGATTCCCAACATGACGCACCCGGATGTTCCCACCGGTGGCGAAGACGACGCGACGGAGCTTTGTTTCGGCGCGACGGCGAAACCGAGTTTCGATTTCCAGCCGCTGGATCACTTGGAGTTGAATGAAAAGCACGACCTGTTCGACTTCGAAGCCGGTGCGCGTGTGGCCGGTGCCGGGTTTTACTTCCTGAGAAACGCCGCGGTGCGATTGGACCTTGCGCTCCAACAATTTGCCATCAGCTTTCTTGCCGACAAAGGATTCACGCCGGTTTCGACGCCCGACTTGGCGCTCACCAGCGTGCTGCACGGCACGGGATTCAATCCTCGCGGGCCTGAGACGCAGATCTACAGCATCGAGAACACCGAGCTGAACTTGGTCGCCACCGCCGAGATCACTTTGGGCGGTATGATGGCCGGGCAAACAATGACTGCAGAGGAGTTGCCGTTGAAACTCTGCGGCTTGAGCCACTGCTTTCGCACGGAAGCCGGCGCGGCGGGACGAGCCTCCAAAGGTTTGTACCGCGTCCATCAGTTCACCAAAGTCGAGATGTTCGCGTTCACGACGCCCGAACAAAGCGATGCGGTACACGAAGAGATGCGTGGCCTGGAATGTGAGATTTTTGACGCACTGGAAGTCCCCTATCGTGTGATCGATACCGCCAGTGGAGACTTGGGCGGACCGGCGTACCGCAAGTATGACTTGGAAGCCTGGATGCCAGGACGCGGCGACGGCGGCGACTGGGGCGAAGTCACCAGCACGAGCAATTGCACGGACTACCAAGCCCGACGCTTGAATGTGCGATTCAAGAAAGCAGGCGAGAAGGGAACGCACTTTGTCCACACGCTCAACGGCACCGCCGTCGCGACCGGGCGAGCCATGATCGCGGTACTGGAGAACCACCAGCGCGCCGATGGCACCATCAACGTGCCCACCGTGCTGAGACCTTGGATGGGAACCGACGTGATCGGCTGA
- a CDS encoding YeiH family protein produces MRTSEDWWAIWCAGLLLIVGFIAVWMNAPDPPPPGSKEKVSVSSPLKPWLSKPSTWRENPLHAFYTPVEVVAQWEQEAAEAKKKANAEAAERWGEKSEPKEAAKPEATEPEAAKPEAAAEKSPPKPPKAVNTIYGTLGSFLVIGLLFAGAIHIRGQSARKFLTAFPVVFALATVAYVLSGQSVIKAYNLEYALWALLVGLIISNTIGTPKWLGPAVLTEFYIKTGLVLLGAEVLMSRLVALGLPGVFVAWVVTPIVLITTYIFGQKVLKMESRSLNMVIAADMSVCGVSAAIATAAACKAKKEELSLAIGLSLSFTVVMMVVLPMVIKFLDLSPTLGGAWLGGTIDATGAVAAAGATLGDEALEVASAVKMIQNILIGVTAFCVAVYWVTSVERDPSAPRPSAMEIWYRFPKFVIGFVVASIVFSILHAVLPLGPEMVSAMIKDSTKTIRSWLFCMAFVSIGLQTNFRELMPYFKGGKPMILYVCGQSLNLILTLAMAWLMFEVVFKDVVSP; encoded by the coding sequence ATGAGAACGTCGGAGGACTGGTGGGCCATCTGGTGCGCCGGTCTCCTGCTGATCGTTGGCTTTATCGCCGTCTGGATGAACGCTCCCGATCCACCACCGCCGGGCAGCAAAGAAAAAGTCTCCGTCTCCTCGCCGCTGAAGCCTTGGCTGTCCAAACCAAGCACATGGCGTGAGAACCCGCTGCATGCGTTTTACACGCCAGTGGAGGTCGTCGCTCAATGGGAACAGGAGGCGGCCGAGGCAAAGAAGAAAGCGAACGCGGAAGCAGCCGAGCGGTGGGGGGAAAAGAGCGAGCCCAAGGAGGCCGCCAAGCCTGAAGCAACTGAGCCCGAAGCCGCCAAGCCCGAAGCCGCCGCGGAAAAGTCTCCGCCGAAACCACCCAAAGCCGTCAATACCATCTACGGGACACTGGGATCGTTTCTGGTGATCGGATTGCTGTTCGCGGGCGCGATCCACATCAGAGGTCAGTCGGCTAGAAAATTCTTGACAGCGTTTCCCGTCGTCTTTGCCCTGGCGACTGTTGCCTATGTGCTGTCCGGCCAGAGTGTGATCAAGGCCTACAATCTCGAATACGCTTTGTGGGCTTTGTTGGTCGGGTTGATCATCAGCAATACCATCGGCACGCCAAAGTGGTTGGGCCCGGCCGTGCTCACCGAGTTTTACATCAAGACTGGATTGGTGCTGCTGGGGGCGGAGGTCTTGATGAGTCGACTGGTCGCCCTCGGCTTGCCGGGTGTCTTCGTCGCTTGGGTGGTCACGCCCATCGTGTTGATCACCACGTACATCTTTGGCCAGAAAGTGCTCAAGATGGAGTCGCGTTCGCTGAACATGGTGATCGCAGCGGACATGTCCGTCTGCGGCGTCTCGGCCGCGATCGCGACCGCGGCGGCGTGCAAGGCAAAGAAGGAAGAATTGTCACTGGCGATCGGACTCTCACTTTCGTTCACCGTGGTGATGATGGTCGTGTTGCCGATGGTGATCAAGTTCTTGGATCTCAGTCCGACGCTCGGCGGAGCATGGTTGGGCGGAACGATCGATGCGACCGGTGCTGTTGCAGCAGCAGGGGCAACGTTGGGCGACGAAGCGTTGGAAGTCGCTTCGGCGGTGAAGATGATCCAAAACATCTTGATCGGTGTCACCGCGTTCTGCGTGGCCGTTTATTGGGTCACCTCTGTGGAGCGAGACCCATCGGCTCCACGCCCCAGTGCGATGGAGATTTGGTATCGATTTCCGAAATTCGTCATCGGTTTTGTGGTTGCTTCGATCGTCTTTTCGATCTTGCACGCCGTGCTGCCGCTGGGGCCGGAGATGGTGTCCGCGATGATCAAGGACAGCACGAAAACGATTCGCAGTTGGCTCTTCTGCATGGCGTTTGTTTCCATCGGTTTGCAAACCAATTTCCGCGAATTGATGCCGTATTTCAAAGGCGGCAAGCCGATGATCCTGTACGTCTGCGGTCAAAGTCTGAATTTGATCCTGACGTTGGCGATGGCTTGGTTGATGTTCGAAGTCGTCTTCAAGGACGTGGTGTCGCCATGA
- a CDS encoding redoxin domain-containing protein, with protein MKIALACFALAFSSVICTQPASAQDATPTAMPQTPPVLLKMIRDDAVHQELKLSEQQVDSVMDVLRDVDGVWFRSRNLPVDRQSEQVRMLTARLQSRLDQTLDPDQRKRLSELTVQALGTRMITQPHVVEALQMRDSLRQKLLDEFVETDRKALELQQQLNSGKLDAAAASAELAELEEDERKLYGDALTKQQRLTIGTLTGTPFDFSKIKRTEPMAPELMSEGVTWLQGEPTTLANLKGKVVAVHFYAFQCINCQRNLPHYNAWYRDYADKGLVVIGIQRPETSAERDPQRVAAAMKQDQLEYPVLLDLKSSNWNQWANTKWPTVYLIDKEGFLRRWWQGEMNWQGTPGEQQMRQTLEQMLAEE; from the coding sequence ATGAAAATCGCTCTCGCTTGCTTTGCACTCGCTTTCTCATCTGTCATCTGCACTCAGCCTGCATCTGCCCAGGACGCCACGCCGACGGCGATGCCGCAGACGCCACCTGTGTTGCTGAAGATGATTCGCGACGATGCGGTTCACCAGGAATTGAAACTCAGCGAGCAGCAGGTCGATTCGGTGATGGACGTTTTGCGGGACGTTGACGGCGTTTGGTTTCGCTCACGCAATTTGCCTGTGGATCGCCAGTCCGAACAAGTTCGAATGCTGACGGCGAGGCTGCAATCGAGATTGGATCAGACACTTGATCCCGATCAGCGAAAACGACTCAGTGAACTGACCGTGCAAGCTCTGGGTACGCGGATGATCACCCAGCCACATGTCGTCGAGGCACTGCAAATGCGTGACTCCTTGCGACAAAAACTGCTCGACGAGTTCGTCGAAACCGACCGGAAAGCACTCGAACTGCAGCAGCAACTCAATTCTGGAAAGCTTGACGCGGCGGCAGCGTCTGCGGAGCTTGCTGAACTGGAAGAGGATGAACGAAAGTTGTATGGCGATGCACTGACCAAGCAACAAAGGCTGACGATCGGAACGTTGACGGGGACGCCTTTTGATTTCTCAAAGATCAAACGCACCGAGCCAATGGCACCTGAGTTGATGAGCGAAGGAGTCACTTGGTTGCAGGGTGAACCGACCACGTTGGCCAATTTGAAAGGCAAGGTTGTCGCGGTGCACTTCTACGCGTTTCAGTGCATCAACTGCCAACGAAATCTGCCGCACTACAATGCATGGTATCGTGACTATGCAGACAAAGGCCTCGTCGTGATCGGGATCCAACGGCCTGAGACTTCGGCGGAGCGGGATCCTCAGCGGGTTGCCGCTGCGATGAAGCAGGACCAGTTGGAGTACCCGGTTTTGTTGGACTTGAAATCGTCCAACTGGAATCAGTGGGCCAATACGAAGTGGCCGACCGTTTATTTGATCGACAAAGAAGGGTTTCTGCGACGTTGGTGGCAAGGCGAAATGAATTGGCAGGGCACGCCGGGTGAGCAGCAAATGCGTCAAACCCTTGAGCAAATGCTGGCCGAAGAATGA
- a CDS encoding PulJ/GspJ family protein: protein MRKKASPSVRPSDVGFTIIEVLIALTASLLLMLGLTRAYKLIGDQVTQSQAELELSSVLRDVAMRIRDELQRATVDPNPETEQQTGDGYLVYHEGPFTHATTILGDGFDPAQPEYFPTSRFGDFDDYLAFTVQAKENSPFAGFIPWGVLEAHRARSAGTSWVAPPGFDPTLLVPFYSDLAEIAYWAAPRWARVKTLGTQDGTIDYEANSGYPLVPDVDGNLLPDRMDLHRRVLLIRPDLNMTPAEMNISNLNRGVPTFTPDVLTVGVFTLPFMRRTNQGWIILPLTLRGGNEPFFAGSSAIIAPGNWAANTTTFSPNWLAGVARMQQVMDLSISRAPDSWSVPRTDASDTTATSYGVPSPIVRANSLPELTSPDNRFGHVRVPGPLINGGAGTSMPQLALSPPHPYLINRENIFPAQANHNATPPAGPFPYGRFTLVSNLRPEFSLADRVTDARSGVGTPITASVNRGGSDVIAEDILGFDIKIFDETAPKYVWLGLDQSSGTPNNDDQDGNTGFDVDELGLPGTDDEIVTMSDLRLTEVLLDDDGRGTTGPFRLVDRGDFVDLNYTRLPGGAMRGLRHYNGTTYRPIPPARRNQLASPFSGIEVEPTAGTDGVIFPKSWQQSGRFVLSFGASDTLSSFYQPTYDTWTNAFDRDAFDQEGISTPSGGFPFGAVNGSIRENGLQPLLLPNNPAAPSNTITTPVSYRQWSLIQGGLANEGEFVGQDSGLQTMGGLATLAPSTLPIRAVAPVQAKLKALQVTIRLFDVSAEQIRQQTVVEDF, encoded by the coding sequence ATGAGAAAGAAAGCTTCCCCATCCGTCCGACCGTCCGATGTTGGGTTCACAATCATCGAGGTCCTGATCGCGCTGACCGCATCGCTGTTGCTGATGCTCGGCTTGACCCGAGCGTACAAGTTGATCGGTGATCAAGTCACCCAAAGTCAGGCGGAGCTGGAACTCAGTTCCGTCCTACGTGATGTCGCCATGCGAATCCGTGACGAATTGCAACGTGCCACCGTTGACCCCAATCCTGAAACGGAACAGCAAACCGGAGATGGTTACCTCGTTTATCACGAAGGTCCCTTCACGCATGCGACCACGATCCTGGGTGACGGGTTTGACCCTGCTCAGCCGGAGTACTTTCCAACCAGTCGGTTCGGCGATTTTGACGATTACCTCGCGTTCACCGTTCAAGCCAAAGAGAACTCGCCCTTCGCCGGTTTTATCCCCTGGGGTGTTTTGGAAGCTCACCGGGCCAGATCCGCGGGCACGAGCTGGGTGGCTCCGCCCGGATTTGACCCCACGTTGCTGGTTCCCTTTTACTCAGACTTGGCCGAGATCGCTTATTGGGCAGCGCCACGCTGGGCGCGGGTCAAGACGCTGGGGACCCAAGACGGGACGATCGATTACGAAGCGAACTCGGGATACCCGCTGGTCCCCGACGTCGATGGTAATCTGTTGCCCGATCGCATGGACCTGCATCGCCGAGTCCTGCTGATTCGTCCGGACCTGAACATGACCCCGGCCGAGATGAACATCAGTAATCTCAACCGCGGCGTGCCCACGTTCACGCCGGATGTCTTGACCGTGGGCGTTTTCACGTTGCCGTTCATGCGGCGGACCAATCAAGGCTGGATCATCTTGCCGCTGACATTGCGAGGTGGCAACGAACCTTTCTTTGCCGGCAGCTCAGCAATCATTGCCCCAGGCAACTGGGCAGCCAATACGACGACCTTTTCGCCCAACTGGTTGGCGGGCGTCGCACGCATGCAGCAAGTCATGGATTTGTCGATCAGCCGTGCCCCGGATTCCTGGAGCGTCCCCAGAACGGATGCCTCCGACACGACGGCCACGAGCTACGGAGTGCCCTCACCAATTGTGCGAGCCAATTCATTGCCGGAGTTGACCAGTCCTGACAACCGATTCGGGCATGTGCGAGTACCTGGGCCGCTGATCAACGGCGGAGCCGGTACATCGATGCCCCAATTGGCACTGTCTCCGCCGCATCCCTATTTGATCAACCGCGAGAATATTTTTCCCGCACAGGCCAACCACAATGCGACGCCTCCGGCCGGTCCATTTCCGTACGGACGATTCACGTTGGTGAGCAACTTGCGTCCCGAATTCAGTTTGGCGGACCGCGTGACGGATGCCAGATCCGGTGTGGGAACGCCGATCACAGCGAGCGTCAACCGCGGCGGGTCTGACGTGATCGCTGAAGACATCTTGGGATTCGACATCAAGATCTTTGATGAGACCGCGCCGAAGTACGTGTGGTTGGGGCTGGATCAATCCAGTGGTACACCCAACAACGACGACCAGGACGGCAACACGGGATTCGATGTCGACGAGTTGGGATTGCCCGGCACGGACGATGAGATCGTCACCATGTCCGACTTGCGATTGACGGAAGTGTTGTTGGATGACGACGGACGCGGGACCACGGGACCGTTTCGCTTGGTCGATCGCGGCGACTTTGTCGATTTGAATTACACCCGTCTGCCCGGTGGAGCCATGCGGGGCCTGAGGCACTACAACGGCACCACCTATCGGCCGATTCCACCCGCCCGCCGAAACCAGCTAGCCAGTCCCTTCAGCGGAATCGAAGTCGAGCCCACCGCGGGGACCGATGGAGTCATCTTTCCCAAGTCTTGGCAACAAAGCGGACGCTTTGTTCTCAGTTTTGGCGCATCCGATACACTGTCATCGTTCTATCAGCCGACGTACGACACGTGGACCAATGCCTTCGATCGCGACGCGTTTGATCAGGAAGGAATCTCGACTCCCAGCGGCGGATTCCCGTTCGGTGCAGTCAATGGTTCGATTCGTGAGAACGGTTTGCAACCGCTGTTGTTGCCCAACAATCCTGCCGCGCCCAGCAACACGATCACCACGCCGGTGTCGTACCGCCAGTGGTCACTCATCCAAGGTGGCCTAGCAAACGAAGGTGAATTTGTGGGGCAGGATTCCGGCCTGCAAACCATGGGCGGCCTGGCGACTCTCGCTCCCAGTACTCTGCCGATCCGTGCGGTCGCTCCCGTGCAGGCAAAGCTGAAAGCATTACAGGTGACGATTCGTTTGTTCGACGTTTCGGCAGAACAGATTCGCCAACAAACCGTTGTCGAGGATTTTTAA